The genomic stretch CGCGAGCCCCGATGGAGTCCGCGCCACGCGCGGCGCATCCTCGGGGATGCGCGGGGCTTCACGAGGCGTACCCTCGGGGATGCGCGAGGCTTCGCGTGGCGCCTCCTTGGGGACGCGCGGTGCGTCGCGTGGTGCCTCCGGTTCCGGTGGATTCGATGTCGGGCCCGCGAGCAAATCCTGGAGCGGAGCGCGGTCGCTCGGAGTGGACGCGGGCGGTGGACTCACGACGGGAGCGGGCGGGGCCCTGCGAGGTGCCTCCGCGCGTGGCGTGGCCGCGGCGTGTGTCGAGGATGGCGCGTCGGAGGGCTCCGCCTCGGGACGCGGCCCCACGTTGGCGGTGGCATCAAGCGGCGCGCGTGTCGAGGATGGTGCGTCGGAGGGCTCCTCCTCGGGATGAGGCTCCACGTTGGCGGTAGCGCGAGGAAGCGTGTGTGCGGAGGACTCGGCGGTTCCGACGCTCGCGGGACGGGGTGCCTCGCCCTCTCGCGGACCTGGGTCGTCGCGCCGGTCGCCTTCCGTCGACGATGCGACGGTGGCTTTCGCCGTCACGGCCGAGGTGTCCACTTCTATGTCCACCCACTCGAGGGTCGAAGCCTGGAGCGGCGTCGCGGCGGGAGCCCTCGTCGTGCCCGGTCGCGCCGGGCGCTCCTCCAGCACCCACCACGCGAGCCCGTGCACGCCAAGGCTGGCGATGAGCGGGACGAGCAGGCGGGGGCGGCCCAGCGACATGGAATCCAGGTCTAAATCATGTTCTCGCGGCTCGCTCGGGAAAGCGCGAGTGGAGGGTAGGAAACACTCGCTGGCGCGCGTAGGCTCGGGAGCCTTCGGAGGATGACACCCAGGATGGCGACCTCGCTGCTCGCGACGGATGGCTACAAGTTCAGCATGGCGGAGGCGGGTTGGCCCCTGCGCAAGGAGACGTTCTATTACGCGCACCGCAAGGGAGGGCTCCAGGTCATGCCGCTGGACCTGGCAGCCTTCGTGCGCTCGCTCATCCCGGAGCCCCGTCCCGAGGACTACGAATATCTCGCGCGCTACGACTACGAGATGGGCGTGGGCTTCAGGGCCGCCATCCTCCGCAAGGAGAAGCTGGTCGTGCGCGCCATCCCCCGGGGGGCCATCTTCTTCGCGCGCGAGCCCATCCTCACGCTCACCGGGCCCTCGGCGCTCATCTCCTGGGTGGAGCCGCTACTGCTCCAGCTCAACTTCCGCATCCAGGTCGCCACCCAGGCGCTGACGGACCGCGAGGGACTGTCGCGCGCGTTGGCCACCGTCACCTGCGAGGAGCAGAAGCGCATCGCCCTCGAGACGCTCGAGGCGGTGGGCGTCAAGCCCGTCCCCATCACCGTCGACACGGAGGGCTATGCCCGGCGGGTCCGCGAGACGGTGAAGGAGCTCATCGAGGCGGTGGAGGACCCGGCGCGCATCTTCGAGGTGGGCCTGCGCGCGGCCACCTGTCTGGAGCAGCACCTCATCGCCCTGCGCGCCTGCAAGGACGCGGGCGTGGAGCGCACGAGCAACGTGGAGGGCGCGCGTCAGCTCGGGATGATTCCCGTGGGCACCATGGGCCACGAGCACATCCAGCGTTACGGTTCGGACGACGCGGCCTTCCGCGCGATGCGCGAGCGCAGGCCCCAGCGCTCCAGCTACCTGCTGGACACCTTCGACACGCTCACCTCCGGCATCCCCGCCGCCTTCCAGCTCATCCGCGAGGACCCGGGCGCGGGCGACTCCATCCGCTTCGACTCGGGCAACAAGAAGCTCCAGTACCTCTACGCCGTGACGCGCGCGAGGGACCTGGGCATCCGCCCGGTCAACATCCTGGAGGACGGGCTGGACGCGGAGGCCACGCGCGAGTTCGAGGAGCTGCGGCGCCAGGTGGGCTGGGAGCCCTCCGCGCAGTTCTACGGGTACGGTGGCCACATCGTCGCGCGCACCATGACGTGTCCCTT from Myxococcus stipitatus encodes the following:
- a CDS encoding nicotinate phosphoribosyltransferase, producing MATSLLATDGYKFSMAEAGWPLRKETFYYAHRKGGLQVMPLDLAAFVRSLIPEPRPEDYEYLARYDYEMGVGFRAAILRKEKLVVRAIPRGAIFFAREPILTLTGPSALISWVEPLLLQLNFRIQVATQALTDREGLSRALATVTCEEQKRIALETLEAVGVKPVPITVDTEGYARRVRETVKELIEAVEDPARIFEVGLRAATCLEQHLIALRACKDAGVERTSNVEGARQLGMIPVGTMGHEHIQRYGSDDAAFRAMRERRPQRSSYLLDTFDTLTSGIPAAFQLIREDPGAGDSIRFDSGNKKLQYLYAVTRARDLGIRPVNILEDGLDAEATREFEELRRQVGWEPSAQFYGYGGHIVARTMTCPFTRDRVAAIYKLSQTGAQPVMKFGNELAEGKQSIPGVPVLFRRRHGDGPIGLVGQEGEEVPEGYFPLMDAEAETPSLVGAQEASAAQARVAQTPATRALVEELTRKHFPKGR